The nucleotide window CTTTACGTAGGAAACATTCCCTTCACCACGACCGAAGAAGGCCTGCGTGCCATCTTCGAAGAGTTCGGCGAAGTCGAAGACCTCGCCATGATGTACGACCGTGAGACCGGTCGCCCGCGCGGCTTCGCGTTCGTCACCATGCCCGACGACGCGGCCAACAAAGCCACCGAAGAGCTTGACGGTGCCGACTTCGAAGGTCGCCCGCTCAAGGTCAACGAAGCCAAGCCCCGCGAAGATCGCGGCGGTGGTGGCGGCTACCGCGGTGGCGGTGGCGGCGGCCGTGGCGGTTACGGCGGTGGCGG belongs to Planctomycetota bacterium and includes:
- a CDS encoding RNA-binding protein — its product is MSKRLYVGNIPFTTTEEGLRAIFEEFGEVEDLAMMYDRETGRPRGFAFVTMPDDAANKATEELDGADFEGRPLKVNEAKPREDRGGGGGYRGGGGGGRGGYGGGGGGGGYGGGGGGGRRGGGGGGGGRGGRGGGDRW